In one window of Janthinobacterium sp. 1_2014MBL_MicDiv DNA:
- the pssA gene encoding CDP-diacylglycerol--serine O-phosphatidyltransferase: MANFPRRRGKNGTPAVSKASRFSKFARQPAADGTGKKTLRRRGIYLLPNAFTTAALFCGFYAIVMAMNQKFEHAAWAIFIAMILDGLDGRIARLTNTQSEFGAQYDSLSDMVSFGAAPALVIYEWSLRGMGKLGWLAAFVYCAGAALRLARFNTNIQVVDKRFFQGLPSPAAAAMVAGFILLMNDLEFAGNQLAWVSWTIALFAGLTMVTNVPFYSFKDVNFRKSVPFIVVFLLALFFALISIDPPKVLFPIFVAYGLSGYAVFFWRMAKGKPVSIIQTDPEH; this comes from the coding sequence ATGGCAAACTTCCCCCGTCGTAGAGGCAAGAACGGCACACCCGCAGTCTCCAAAGCGTCCCGCTTCAGCAAATTCGCGCGCCAGCCGGCCGCCGATGGCACAGGCAAGAAAACCTTGCGCCGCCGCGGCATCTACCTGTTGCCGAACGCCTTCACGACGGCAGCCCTGTTCTGCGGCTTCTACGCCATCGTCATGGCCATGAACCAGAAATTCGAACACGCGGCCTGGGCCATCTTCATCGCCATGATCCTCGACGGCCTCGATGGCCGCATCGCGCGCCTGACGAATACGCAGAGCGAATTTGGCGCCCAGTACGACAGCCTGTCCGACATGGTCTCGTTCGGCGCCGCGCCGGCGCTGGTGATCTACGAATGGTCGCTGCGCGGCATGGGCAAACTGGGCTGGCTGGCCGCCTTCGTGTATTGCGCCGGCGCCGCCTTGCGCCTGGCCCGCTTCAACACGAATATCCAGGTGGTCGACAAGCGCTTCTTCCAGGGCTTGCCCAGCCCGGCGGCGGCGGCCATGGTGGCCGGTTTCATCCTGCTCATGAACGACCTCGAATTCGCCGGCAACCAGCTGGCCTGGGTATCGTGGACCATCGCCCTGTTCGCGGGCCTGACCATGGTCACCAACGTGCCGTTCTACAGCTTCAAGGATGTCAATTTCCGCAAGTCCGTGCCCTTCATCGTGGTGTTCTTGCTGGCATTGTTCTTTGCGCTCATTTCCATCGATCCGCCGAAAGTGCTGTTCCCGATTTTCGTTGCCTATGGCTTGTCCGGCTACGCCGTATTCTTCTGGCGCATGGCGAAGGGCAAGCCCGTCAGCATCATCCAGACCGACCCGGAGCACTGA
- a CDS encoding 2-isopropylmalate synthase produces MSTSNRLIIFDTTLRDGEQSPGASMTREEKLRIAKQLERMKVDVIEAGFAAASQGDFESIRAIAGAVRESTICSLSRANDRDIARAAEALAPAERKRIHTFIATSPLHMQMKLRMTPEQVLLQAQNAVRYARQFTDDIEFSPEDGSRSDEDFLCKVLEAVIAEGATTINFPDTVGYAVPEIFGNTIKRLRERIPNSDKAVWSVHCHNDLGLAVANSLAGAMIGGARQIECTINGLGERAGNTALEEVVMALRTRAAYYNLTVGIDTTQIVAASKMVSQITGFAVQPNKAVVGANAFAHASGIHQDGILKARETYEIMRAEDVGWTANKIVLGKLSGRNAFKQRLHELGIALESEAEVNAAFLRFKELADRKSEIFDEDIMALVSEEQQAQESEHYRFISLTQQSTTGAVPQARVEFLVGGEQRCCEGRGDGPVDATVNAIESAAASGAELVLFSVNAISTGTQSQGEVTMRLSRDGRIVNGVGADPDIIVASAKAYLSALNKLHAKDERIDPQP; encoded by the coding sequence ATGAGCACCAGCAACCGACTCATCATCTTTGACACCACCTTGCGCGACGGCGAACAATCGCCGGGCGCCTCCATGACGCGCGAGGAAAAGCTGCGCATCGCCAAGCAGCTCGAACGCATGAAGGTCGACGTGATCGAAGCAGGCTTCGCCGCTGCCTCGCAGGGCGATTTCGAGTCGATACGGGCGATTGCCGGCGCCGTGCGCGAGTCCACCATCTGCTCGTTGTCGCGCGCGAACGACCGCGACATCGCCCGCGCCGCCGAAGCGCTGGCCCCCGCCGAGCGCAAGCGCATCCACACCTTCATCGCCACCTCGCCGCTGCACATGCAGATGAAGCTGCGCATGACGCCCGAGCAAGTGCTGCTGCAGGCGCAAAATGCCGTGCGCTACGCGCGCCAGTTCACGGACGATATCGAATTCAGTCCCGAAGACGGCAGCCGCTCGGACGAGGATTTCCTCTGCAAGGTGCTCGAAGCCGTGATCGCCGAGGGCGCCACCACCATCAACTTCCCCGATACGGTGGGCTACGCCGTGCCGGAAATCTTCGGCAATACCATCAAGCGCTTGCGCGAACGCATCCCGAATTCCGATAAGGCCGTCTGGTCTGTCCATTGTCATAACGACCTCGGCCTGGCCGTGGCCAATTCGCTGGCCGGCGCCATGATAGGCGGCGCGCGCCAGATCGAATGCACGATCAATGGCCTGGGCGAGCGGGCCGGCAATACGGCGCTGGAAGAGGTGGTGATGGCGCTGCGCACGCGCGCCGCCTATTACAACTTGACGGTGGGCATCGACACGACGCAGATCGTCGCCGCGTCAAAAATGGTGTCGCAGATCACGGGCTTTGCCGTGCAGCCGAACAAGGCCGTCGTCGGCGCGAATGCCTTCGCCCACGCATCCGGCATCCACCAGGATGGCATCCTGAAGGCGCGCGAAACGTATGAAATCATGCGCGCCGAAGACGTGGGCTGGACGGCCAACAAGATCGTCCTCGGTAAATTATCGGGCCGCAATGCCTTCAAGCAGCGCCTGCACGAGCTGGGCATCGCCCTGGAATCGGAAGCGGAAGTCAATGCGGCCTTCCTTCGCTTCAAGGAGCTGGCCGACCGCAAATCCGAGATTTTCGACGAAGACATCATGGCCCTCGTCAGCGAGGAGCAGCAGGCGCAGGAGAGTGAGCACTACCGTTTTATTTCCTTGACGCAGCAATCGACGACGGGCGCCGTGCCGCAGGCGCGCGTGGAATTCCTCGTCGGCGGCGAACAGCGCTGCTGCGAGGGCAGGGGCGACGGGCCTGTCGACGCCACCGTCAACGCCATCGAAAGCGCGGCCGCCAGCGGCGCCGAGCTGGTCTTGTTCTCCGTCAATGCCATCAGCACGGGCACGCAGTCGCAGGGCGAAGTGACGATGCGATTGTCCCGCGACGGGCGCATCGTCAATGGCGTGGGCGCCGACCCCGACATCATCGTCGCCTCGGCCAAGGCGTATTTGTCGGCCTTGAACAAGCTGCATGCGAAGGATGAGCGCATCGATCCCCAGCCGTAA
- the bamE gene encoding outer membrane protein assembly factor BamE domain-containing protein: protein MKKLLKLATPLLFAALAGCASWNVPPPQPGEPRAAVEARLGRPTAIYQLPTGAELEYATGPYGQYTYMARFGPDDKLISYEQVLDTPGFVRIKVGVSTQQDVLHILGRPTETSYLSLPKLHVWSYRYKESGVWDSMMHVHFDHDGIVRMMMNGPDPAKEERRFFW from the coding sequence ATGAAAAAACTGCTCAAATTAGCAACACCGCTACTGTTTGCCGCGCTGGCCGGCTGCGCCAGCTGGAACGTCCCGCCGCCGCAGCCGGGCGAGCCGCGCGCCGCCGTCGAGGCCCGCCTGGGCCGGCCGACAGCCATCTACCAGCTGCCCACGGGCGCGGAACTCGAATACGCCACGGGTCCGTACGGCCAATACACGTATATGGCCCGCTTCGGCCCCGACGACAAGCTCATTTCTTACGAGCAAGTTCTCGACACGCCGGGCTTCGTCCGCATCAAGGTGGGCGTGTCGACGCAGCAAGACGTGCTGCACATCCTCGGCCGCCCGACGGAAACATCGTATCTGTCGCTGCCGAAACTGCACGTCTGGTCTTACCGCTACAAGGAATCGGGCGTGTGGGATTCCATGATGCACGTGCATTTCGACCACGACGGCATCGTGCGCATGATGATGAACGGCCCGGATCCGGCCAAGGAAGAGCGGCGCTTCTTCTGGTGA
- the rpsO gene encoding 30S ribosomal protein S15, which yields MTVENINKAAIIADNARGQNDTGSPEVQVALLTARINELNGHFKAHSKDHHSRRGLIMMVNRRKSLLSYLKAKDATRYRDLIAKLGLRK from the coding sequence ATGACAGTAGAAAACATCAACAAAGCCGCTATCATCGCGGACAACGCACGTGGTCAAAACGACACCGGCTCCCCTGAAGTGCAAGTTGCACTGCTGACGGCTCGCATCAACGAACTGAACGGCCACTTCAAAGCCCACTCGAAAGATCACCACTCCCGCCGCGGCCTGATCATGATGGTCAACCGTCGTAAGAGCCTGTTGTCCTACCTGAAGGCTAAAGACGCTACCCGTTATCGCGACCTGATCGCTAAACTTGGTCTGCGCAAGTAA
- the pnp gene encoding polyribonucleotide nucleotidyltransferase produces MFNKVTKTFQYGQHQVTLETGEIARQASGAVLVSIEDTVVLATVVARKDAKPGQDFFPLTVDYVEKTYAAGKIPGGFFKREGRPSEKETLTSRLIDRPIRPLFPEGYLNEVQVIIHVLSVNPEIDPDIAAMIGASAALCVSGVPFNGPIGAARVGYANGQYILNPTVQQLKTSEMDLVVAGTETAVLMVESEAKQLSEEIMLGAVVFGHDQMKVVIDAIHDLVRDGGKPEVEWAPAPKNEALIARVAHFANAKINDAYQTKDKQERTAKLKAATSEVIADLSAEAAAAGGASIDSAEVNNILFDIEAKIVRTQILDGEPRIDGRDTRTVRPISIRTSVLPRTHGSALFTRGETQALVVATLGTARDSQKIDALMGEFTDSFMLHYNMPPFATGETGRVGTPKRREIGHGRLAKRALIAALPAAEEFSYSVRLVSEITESNGSSSMASVCGGCLALMDAGVPMKEHVAGIAMGLIKEGGKFAVLSDILGDEDHLGDMDFKVAGTRNGITALQMDIKIMGITKEIMQVALAQAKEGREHILGEMQKAMPHVKTELSDFAPRLITIKINPEKIRDVIGKGGAVIRALTEETGTQIDISDEGVVTIASVDAQAGQEAKRRIEELTASVEVGKTYEGTVLKLLDFGAIVQVMPGKDGLLHISQIANERVNAVADYLKEGQLVRVKVLETDDRGRLKLSMKAAEGNEAPAA; encoded by the coding sequence ATGTTTAACAAAGTTACGAAAACCTTCCAGTACGGTCAACATCAAGTGACCCTGGAAACCGGCGAAATCGCACGTCAGGCATCCGGCGCAGTGCTGGTGTCGATCGAAGATACCGTCGTTCTGGCAACGGTGGTGGCACGCAAAGATGCCAAGCCAGGCCAGGATTTCTTCCCTTTGACGGTTGATTATGTTGAAAAAACCTATGCTGCCGGTAAAATCCCGGGCGGTTTTTTCAAGCGCGAAGGCCGTCCTTCCGAAAAAGAAACACTGACATCCCGTCTGATCGACCGTCCTATCCGTCCGCTGTTCCCGGAAGGCTACCTGAATGAAGTGCAAGTCATCATTCACGTGCTGTCGGTCAACCCGGAAATCGATCCGGACATCGCCGCCATGATCGGCGCTTCGGCTGCCCTGTGCGTATCGGGCGTGCCTTTCAACGGTCCTATCGGCGCCGCGCGCGTCGGTTACGCCAACGGCCAGTACATCCTGAACCCAACCGTTCAGCAATTGAAAACGTCGGAAATGGACCTGGTTGTCGCCGGTACCGAAACGGCCGTGCTGATGGTCGAATCGGAAGCGAAACAGTTGTCCGAAGAAATCATGCTGGGCGCCGTGGTCTTCGGCCACGACCAGATGAAAGTCGTCATCGACGCGATTCACGACCTCGTGCGTGACGGCGGCAAGCCGGAAGTGGAATGGGCGCCTGCGCCGAAAAACGAAGCACTGATCGCCCGCGTCGCGCATTTCGCCAACGCCAAGATCAACGATGCATATCAAACCAAGGACAAGCAGGAGCGCACGGCCAAGCTGAAAGCGGCGACGTCGGAAGTGATCGCCGACCTGAGCGCTGAAGCGGCTGCCGCCGGCGGCGCGTCCATCGACAGCGCCGAAGTGAACAACATCCTGTTCGACATCGAAGCGAAAATCGTGCGTACGCAGATCCTGGACGGCGAGCCACGCATCGACGGCCGCGACACGCGCACCGTGCGTCCGATCTCGATCCGCACCAGCGTGCTGCCACGCACCCACGGTTCGGCCCTGTTCACGCGCGGCGAAACGCAGGCGCTGGTCGTGGCGACGTTGGGCACCGCCCGCGACAGCCAGAAGATCGATGCGCTGATGGGCGAGTTCACCGATTCGTTCATGCTGCATTACAACATGCCTCCGTTCGCCACCGGCGAAACGGGCCGTGTCGGTACGCCCAAGCGCCGCGAAATCGGCCACGGCCGCCTGGCCAAGCGCGCGCTGATCGCCGCCCTGCCAGCAGCTGAAGAGTTCAGCTACTCGGTGCGCCTGGTATCGGAAATCACGGAATCGAACGGTTCCTCGTCGATGGCTTCCGTCTGCGGCGGCTGCCTGGCACTGATGGACGCCGGCGTGCCGATGAAAGAACACGTGGCCGGTATCGCCATGGGCCTGATCAAGGAAGGCGGCAAGTTTGCCGTGCTGTCCGACATCCTGGGCGACGAAGATCACCTGGGCGACATGGACTTCAAGGTAGCCGGTACCCGCAACGGTATCACGGCGCTGCAGATGGACATCAAGATCATGGGCATCACCAAGGAAATCATGCAAGTGGCACTGGCGCAAGCCAAGGAAGGCCGCGAGCACATCCTGGGCGAAATGCAAAAAGCCATGCCGCACGTCAAAACCGAACTGTCCGATTTCGCACCGCGTCTGATCACCATCAAGATCAACCCGGAAAAAATCCGTGACGTGATCGGCAAGGGCGGCGCCGTGATCCGCGCGCTGACCGAAGAGACGGGCACCCAGATCGACATCAGCGACGAAGGCGTGGTCACCATCGCTTCCGTTGACGCGCAAGCCGGCCAGGAAGCCAAGCGCCGCATCGAGGAGCTGACCGCTTCCGTCGAAGTGGGCAAGACCTACGAAGGCACCGTGCTGAAACTGCTGGACTTCGGCGCCATCGTGCAAGTCATGCCAGGCAAGGATGGCTTGCTGCACATCAGCCAGATCGCCAACGAGCGCGTCAACGCCGTGGCCGACTACCTGAAAGAAGGCCAGCTGGTCCGCGTCAAGGTTCTGGAAACGGACGACCGCGGCCGCCTGAAGCTGTCGATGAAAGCTGCTGAAGGCAACGAAGCGCCAGCCGCCTAA
- a CDS encoding methyl-accepting chemotaxis protein, producing MLSSLKARLIAIAVSIVVLAMLAVAIANFFTTRSSTLAALDTQMLQLSHSHAQAIAEWLRSKQAVVASLKQGATAADPLPALKAAEQAGTFDMAYIGFADKHAVFSQERQRAADYDPTARPWYKQAAEAGKPVITPPYIGASTGKLVVTFAEPLGGKGSMTGVLAADVMMDAVVQNVASIKPTPASYAFLVDGGGKIIAHPDGKLTLKPLAELDAGLSPQALGSIEQSGVGAAIRLGERDGILHVSKVPGSDWLLATVLDRAEATQALSSMLRASAMTALLVLALAATVLSALVARALRRLGLVRDAMEAIATGDGDLTSRLDAQGTDELAQIAKAFNLFVEKIASVLVQIRSISTLVRSESADIAAGNADLSSRTEAQAGALEETASSMDELTSTVKQNAENAHAANELAVSASEVAAKGGRVVQQVVGTMAGIQESSRKIVDIIGVIDGIAFQTNILALNAAVEAARAGEQGRGFAVVASEVRNLAQRSAGAAKEIKELIGDSVEKVGAGGRLVDEAGQTMDQVVASVQQLTAIMSEITVASREQSAGIGEINTAVTHMDTMTQQNAALVEQAAAAAESLQEQAVDLAQAVGMFRLGDAGAGAAPAPVARLKAKPAAPAPRAPARALPPARAAKAAKSGADEWEEF from the coding sequence ATGTTGTCCTCTCTTAAGGCGCGGCTGATCGCCATCGCCGTTTCCATCGTCGTGCTGGCCATGCTGGCCGTCGCCATCGCCAATTTCTTTACCACGCGTAGCAGTACGCTGGCCGCGCTCGACACGCAGATGCTGCAGCTGTCGCACAGCCATGCGCAGGCGATCGCCGAATGGCTGCGTTCCAAGCAGGCCGTGGTGGCTTCGCTCAAGCAGGGCGCCACCGCCGCCGATCCGCTGCCGGCCCTGAAGGCGGCCGAGCAGGCCGGCACCTTCGACATGGCGTATATCGGCTTTGCCGACAAGCACGCCGTGTTTTCGCAGGAGCGCCAGCGCGCGGCCGACTACGATCCCACGGCGCGTCCGTGGTACAAGCAGGCGGCCGAGGCCGGCAAGCCCGTCATCACGCCGCCGTATATCGGCGCCAGCACGGGCAAGCTGGTGGTGACATTCGCCGAACCGCTGGGCGGCAAGGGCAGCATGACGGGCGTGCTGGCGGCCGATGTGATGATGGATGCGGTGGTGCAAAACGTCGCCTCGATCAAGCCGACGCCGGCCAGCTACGCCTTCCTCGTCGATGGCGGCGGCAAGATCATCGCCCATCCGGACGGCAAGCTGACCTTGAAGCCGCTGGCCGAACTCGATGCCGGCCTCAGCCCGCAGGCGCTGGGCAGTATTGAGCAGAGCGGCGTGGGCGCCGCCATCCGCCTGGGCGAGCGTGACGGTATCTTGCACGTAAGTAAAGTGCCAGGCAGCGACTGGCTGCTGGCCACCGTGCTGGACCGCGCGGAAGCGACGCAGGCACTGAGCTCCATGCTGCGCGCCTCGGCCATGACGGCCTTGCTGGTGCTGGCCCTGGCCGCCACGGTGCTGAGCGCGCTGGTGGCGCGCGCCTTGCGCCGCCTGGGCCTGGTGCGCGACGCGATGGAAGCGATTGCCACGGGCGACGGCGACTTGACGAGCCGCCTCGATGCGCAAGGCACGGATGAGCTGGCGCAGATCGCCAAGGCGTTCAATCTGTTCGTGGAAAAGATCGCCAGCGTGCTGGTGCAGATCCGCAGCATCAGCACCCTGGTGCGCAGCGAGTCGGCCGATATTGCCGCCGGCAACGCCGACCTGTCGTCGCGCACGGAGGCGCAGGCGGGCGCGCTGGAAGAGACGGCCAGTTCGATGGATGAGCTGACCTCGACCGTGAAGCAAAATGCGGAAAACGCGCATGCGGCCAATGAGCTGGCCGTGTCCGCCTCCGAAGTGGCGGCCAAGGGCGGCCGCGTGGTGCAGCAGGTGGTGGGCACCATGGCCGGCATCCAGGAAAGCTCGCGCAAGATCGTCGACATCATCGGCGTGATCGACGGCATCGCCTTCCAGACGAATATCCTGGCCCTGAACGCGGCCGTCGAGGCGGCGCGCGCGGGCGAGCAGGGCCGGGGCTTTGCCGTGGTGGCGTCCGAGGTGCGCAACCTGGCGCAGCGTTCGGCTGGTGCTGCCAAGGAAATCAAGGAGCTGATCGGCGACTCGGTGGAGAAAGTGGGCGCCGGCGGCAGGCTCGTCGATGAGGCGGGCCAGACCATGGACCAGGTGGTGGCCTCGGTGCAGCAATTGACTGCCATCATGAGCGAGATCACGGTGGCCAGCCGCGAACAGAGCGCCGGCATCGGCGAGATCAACACGGCCGTCACGCACATGGATACCATGACGCAGCAAAACGCGGCCCTCGTCGAGCAGGCGGCGGCCGCCGCGGAAAGCTTGCAGGAGCAGGCCGTGGACCTGGCGCAGGCCGTCGGCATGTTCCGTCTCGGCGATGCCGGTGCCGGCGCGGCGCCAGCCCCCGTGGCGCGCCTGAAGGCGAAGCCGGCCGCGCCGGCGCCGCGCGCGCCGGCCCGCGCGCTGCCGCCGGCCAGGGCGGCCAAGGCCGCCAAGTCCGGCGCCGACGAGTGGGAAGAATTTTAA
- a CDS encoding GIN domain-containing protein, with the protein MKKTLQLALLFLATLGLVRGVAAETRLLEMRTVDARVVRVKLDGVMEVRIRQGNVPSLSITADKRYIADISTAQSGDTLHIETEVRGFKINPASIRADLVLPNLRELSSEGFGSTDITGFTGEELTLSLEGAGSIKLVGDYRKLNASLGGVGSMQLWIGNNERAELDLQGAGSVVLGGRGRVLKATLGGLGSLNAQQFEADAVNLELSGLGNATVNAHTNAKLNLSGLGSVVVYGKPANRDVSVEGLGKVSWK; encoded by the coding sequence ATGAAAAAGACACTGCAACTGGCGCTGCTGTTCCTGGCAACACTGGGTCTGGTGCGCGGCGTGGCCGCCGAGACCCGCTTGCTGGAAATGCGCACCGTCGATGCCCGCGTGGTACGCGTGAAACTCGATGGCGTGATGGAAGTGCGCATTCGCCAGGGCAATGTGCCCTCGCTGAGCATCACGGCCGACAAGCGCTATATCGCCGACATCAGCACGGCGCAAAGCGGCGACACCCTGCATATCGAAACGGAAGTGCGCGGCTTCAAGATCAATCCCGCCTCGATACGTGCCGACCTGGTCTTGCCGAACTTGCGCGAACTGAGCTCGGAAGGCTTTGGCAGCACCGACATCACGGGTTTCACGGGCGAGGAACTGACCCTGTCGCTGGAGGGGGCGGGCAGCATCAAGCTGGTGGGCGACTACCGCAAGCTCAATGCCAGCCTCGGCGGCGTGGGCAGCATGCAGCTCTGGATCGGCAACAATGAGCGGGCGGAGCTGGACTTGCAGGGCGCCGGTTCCGTCGTGCTGGGCGGGCGCGGACGCGTGCTGAAGGCCACCCTGGGCGGCCTGGGCAGCCTGAACGCGCAGCAGTTCGAGGCGGATGCCGTCAACCTCGAATTGAGCGGACTGGGCAACGCGACAGTCAATGCGCATACGAATGCCAAGCTGAACCTGAGCGGACTCGGTTCGGTGGTGGTGTACGGCAAGCCGGCCAACCGCGATGTCAGCGTCGAGGGCCTGGGCAAAGTTAGCTGGAAGTGA
- a CDS encoding tetratricopeptide repeat protein, with protein MKKLIITLLILCAIQLPARAGFSEGASAYNNKNYALAYKEILPLARTGNADAQHLLGLMYYMGRGLPQDYKQAMFWHRKAAEQGKADAQYVVGAMYYTGNAVLQDHKQAVGWFRKAAEQNHAEAQQVLGLMYRYHMGGVQQDNVIAYMLWNLAAANGNANAADQRAAVVRKMTHEQVEEGQALSAKWKPGTPLPRQSKTGGA; from the coding sequence ATGAAAAAACTGATCATTACACTACTCATACTGTGCGCCATACAGCTGCCCGCGCGGGCCGGCTTCAGCGAGGGCGCCAGCGCTTACAACAACAAGAATTACGCGCTGGCCTACAAGGAAATCCTGCCGCTGGCCAGGACCGGCAATGCCGATGCCCAGCATTTGCTGGGCCTGATGTATTACATGGGACGGGGCTTGCCGCAGGATTACAAGCAAGCCATGTTCTGGCACCGCAAGGCGGCCGAGCAGGGCAAGGCCGACGCCCAGTACGTGGTGGGCGCCATGTATTACACGGGCAATGCCGTGCTGCAGGACCACAAGCAGGCCGTGGGCTGGTTCCGCAAGGCGGCCGAGCAAAACCACGCCGAGGCGCAGCAGGTGCTGGGCCTGATGTACCGCTACCACATGGGGGGCGTGCAGCAGGATAACGTCATCGCCTACATGCTGTGGAACCTGGCGGCCGCCAACGGCAATGCCAACGCGGCCGACCAGCGCGCCGCTGTCGTGCGCAAGATGACGCATGAGCAAGTCGAGGAAGGCCAGGCCCTGTCGGCGAAATGGAAGCCGGGCACGCCGCTGCCGCGGCAATCGAAGACGGGCGGCGCGTAA
- a CDS encoding NAD(P)H-quinone oxidoreductase produces MRAVAISQPGPADVLQVAERPMPVFKTGELLIKVHAAGINRPDVLQRLGKYAPPAGASDLPGLEVAGEVVDGDFSSTAFKKGDLVCALVQGGGYAEYCAAPAGQCLPLPQGLTALEGASLPENFFTVWSNVFDRCALADGETLLVQGGTSGIGVTAIQLAAALGHRVFATAGSDDKARACEALGAERGINYRTEDFVAVVKELTGGKGVDVILDMVGGDYLPREIDCLADDGRIGLIAVQGGTKAELDLGSLLRRRLTVTGSTLRPRSVAFKAAIANHLRTTVWPLIEAGKIKPVIYQTFPLEKANEAHALMEASTHVGKIMLQVA; encoded by the coding sequence ATGCGTGCAGTTGCCATCAGCCAGCCCGGTCCCGCCGACGTTTTGCAAGTTGCCGAGCGTCCCATGCCCGTGTTCAAGACGGGCGAGCTGCTGATCAAGGTGCACGCGGCCGGCATCAACCGTCCCGACGTGCTGCAGCGCCTGGGAAAATACGCGCCGCCTGCCGGCGCGTCGGACTTGCCGGGCCTGGAAGTGGCGGGTGAAGTCGTCGATGGCGATTTCAGCAGCACCGCATTCAAGAAGGGTGACCTGGTCTGCGCGCTGGTGCAGGGCGGCGGCTATGCCGAATACTGTGCCGCGCCCGCCGGCCAGTGCCTGCCCTTGCCGCAAGGCTTGACGGCGCTGGAAGGCGCGTCCCTGCCGGAAAACTTCTTTACCGTCTGGAGCAATGTCTTCGACCGCTGCGCGCTGGCCGATGGCGAAACGCTGTTGGTGCAGGGCGGCACGTCGGGCATCGGCGTGACGGCCATCCAGCTGGCGGCCGCGCTCGGCCACCGCGTCTTCGCCACGGCGGGCAGCGACGACAAGGCGCGCGCCTGCGAAGCGCTGGGCGCCGAACGTGGCATCAATTACCGCACGGAAGATTTCGTTGCCGTCGTCAAGGAGTTGACCGGTGGCAAGGGCGTCGACGTCATCCTCGACATGGTGGGCGGTGACTACCTGCCGCGCGAAATCGATTGCCTGGCCGACGATGGCCGCATCGGCCTGATTGCCGTGCAGGGCGGCACCAAGGCGGAACTGGACCTGGGTAGCTTGCTGCGCCGCCGCCTGACGGTGACGGGTTCCACCCTGCGTCCCCGTTCGGTCGCCTTCAAGGCGGCCATCGCAAACCACCTGCGCACGACCGTCTGGCCGCTGATCGAGGCGGGCAAGATCAAGCCCGTGATCTATCAAACGTTCCCACTGGAAAAAGCCAACGAGGCGCATGCGCTGATGGAAGCGAGCACGCACGTGGGCAAGATCATGTTGCAAGTTGCCTGA
- the tpiA gene encoding triose-phosphate isomerase, translating to MRRKLVVGNWKMNGSRTSNAVLLSEIVAGLAASGAASAVCVPAPYLAQCQAQLAGSALAWGGQDVSAHAGGAYTGEISTAMLQDFGCSYVVIGHSERRAYHGESDAQVAAKTVAALAAGITPIVCIGETLAQREAGQTDAVVAQQLGAVLAAIGADDVARLVLAYEPVWAIGTGKTATPQMAQDVHLVLRGQLAEKNAVAAAGVQILYGGSMKPENAKELMAMPDIDGGLIGGAALKAADFLAIIHAAD from the coding sequence ATGCGTCGCAAACTCGTCGTCGGAAATTGGAAAATGAACGGCAGTCGCACCTCGAACGCGGTGTTATTGTCTGAAATAGTCGCTGGCCTGGCTGCCTCTGGCGCCGCCAGCGCCGTCTGCGTGCCTGCACCGTACCTGGCGCAGTGCCAGGCGCAATTGGCAGGCTCGGCTCTTGCATGGGGTGGGCAGGATGTTTCCGCCCACGCCGGCGGCGCCTACACGGGCGAAATCTCGACCGCCATGCTGCAGGATTTTGGCTGCAGCTATGTGGTGATCGGGCATTCCGAGCGCCGCGCCTACCATGGCGAGAGCGATGCGCAGGTCGCGGCCAAGACGGTCGCCGCGCTGGCGGCAGGCATCACGCCTATCGTCTGCATCGGCGAAACGCTGGCGCAGCGTGAAGCGGGCCAGACCGACGCGGTCGTGGCGCAGCAGCTGGGCGCCGTGCTGGCGGCGATTGGCGCCGACGACGTGGCCAGGCTGGTGCTGGCGTATGAACCAGTCTGGGCCATCGGCACGGGCAAGACGGCCACGCCGCAGATGGCGCAGGACGTGCATCTGGTGCTGCGCGGCCAGCTGGCAGAAAAGAATGCGGTAGCGGCCGCCGGCGTGCAGATCTTGTACGGCGGCAGCATGAAGCCAGAGAACGCAAAAGAATTGATGGCGATGCCGGATATCGATGGCGGTCTGATCGGTGGAGCAGCATTGAAGGCGGCGGATTTCCTGGCAATTATTCACGCCGCCGATTGA